A window of Rhinolophus ferrumequinum isolate MPI-CBG mRhiFer1 chromosome 23, mRhiFer1_v1.p, whole genome shotgun sequence genomic DNA:
ttcaaaactttCCTAGGCTGTgagctattaaaataataaaatctagcattttaaaaaagtttattccACTGCAGGGTACAGAGCAGACATTTTTGGTACTGTAAATCTCACACATCTGTATTGCTTAGGTTGAAGAGAGTGGAAAGAACAGAGGAAATTTCTTCCACAAATTCCTTCCTTGTAGTACCCACCAAGTTTTAGCTATATGGTGTCATTCCACTTAGCTTAACATAGAAACAAAGTCtggtataaatatattttcaggatGTCTAAATTCTCAAGATATTTTGCACAGAGTACTAAAAGTACTTAAaggatttttgtaaaataaacagaattggCCATATATCAGTCCACTGCATACTCCAGGCTTGGCTATTTTGGCTCAAGGTTTTGACAGACCAAACCCATCTGGTCAGAGGTGAACAAAGGCTTACTTGTCTTTCCCAAGAACAGGTGTATAGACACAATCTTATTCTTAGGATATGGAAAAACAGTTAGTAATGACATTTAAAGTTTAATTACTAACTGTGTAATGCCTGAGAGCAAAAATCAAAGCAACTTTGAAAGGTTAAGAGTCAGACTCGGGGCATTTCCGTTTTTTGGCTGCTGGCTCTTCAGTCTTATGTAATTCTAAAGTGCTCGAGTTGGAGTTGAGGCTGGGGTCTTCTTTAAGGTTGTCCATGGTAACGGTGAAGCCTGACAGAAGGTACCCCCCACCTCCGCTCATCAGTAGTTTGGGATGACTTCGATCTGGCAAAACCTAatcaaaacagaaagacagacactCATGTTTTCCTAAGCAGGTAAAGTATATGCTAACAATATACACACTAGAAATCAGAATCTCAATGACACAGATTCTCTTGAAGATTGAAATGAACCAATTTCTAAGTTCCTTCCTTCACACGATAGTTCAGAGTATAGAAATTGGTTTAAgtgattttcttttgaaaaatgaaactgaagcTGTTTCTCTTAAATCTGAAGCAAGTTTCTGTGGCAAAGGGGCAAATGGTTTGTGTAGTGCTCTGGGCCTGTACATAGCTTTCTTCCTCTTGGCTCCAGAATGCTTCATGGCAAACAGTGGAGCGTGGGTCCACGGAGAGGGAACTACGGGACATACACCCAGAGCCTCCCTTTCCTACTGTCCTATTGACTGACAAGACTGCTTCTTTCCTGTTACCATAGCTAAATAAGATGACCGCCATGAAAGGCAGGGTCGTCCAGGGCTATAGAGTACCCTGGATTAATAAGATGTCCAAGCAGCAGGGCAGGGCCTGTGGCAACCATGGAGGTGCTCCCTTAGATCTTGTTAAGAGGAAACTGGTGGCAAGGAGTTCAAGCAGCAGAAAGGCTCTGGTAGCTGCTCCTTTGGGATCCACTGTAGTGTTCACTCCCACGGCGGCCATCGGCTGCTCCATGTTGGAACTGAGCATAGCAACCAGGACTGTACCATTTCTGCCCAACACAGGGCTCCTTTAATGGGCAACCTTTGCTCTGGGGTTCCCCATCATCCTGGCCGAGACGTCCTCAGAGCAGCACTGCAGGCCTTCCCCCcattccccttccttcttttcctttcatagGCAGCAGACCTGCCTCATGGTCTGAAGGCTCTCCCTGCCTAGGTaatcctgctccctcctcccttatCTTTCAAATGCATTTGCCCTGATAAATCTCTTACACTTCTAATTCCATCTTGACATATGCTTTCCAGAGGACCTGAACTGACATGGAACACACCAATTCGTCCTGAAAACTTGCTGCAAAGACATCCCAGCAGAGAGGAAAGAGTCCTTCTCTTGGCTTGGGAATTTGGCTATGATTCCCTCCACAGGGATTTTGAGCCCTTGGGTAAATACAAGCAtaattgtttgcattttaaatgtcTCTGGACTGGAGTTAAAGAGTAATAGATCCTGACATGAGAGTAAGGGGTCAGGAAAGGTCAGGGCACTTTCTGAGTTGCAGGTGGGAGACCGTTTGTTTCATCTTTGTGGACACAAACAGGGATGTCTGTTTGTAACACATTCTGGCACTCCTGCAAGGAGCCAGCCACCCAGGAGAACAGCTCCTGAGTCTGGCTGTAAGAACACATACCTGGTAATTTCTGAGCCAGGTTTCAGATACCCTGAGGTTGATGACCCCTCCTCTTTCCCGCAGTTTTGTGTAGCATTCCAACAGAGGCTGAGGGTATAAAAAGAATTCTGTTAAGAATTACTTCTAGGGCCACAATATGAGAATCAACATTTGGATGCAAAAATTCCCATCCATTCGTTTCACTATTACCTCTTTATACTGACAGTAGACCACAAACGGCCTTGAAGGGGCCACGAAGTCCAGCAAAGTCAACAGCAGTGGCGTGGGATGAAAACGACTTGCTACAATTAAACTGCAAGAAGAATGTGGGACATGTTATTTCTCTATGCCCCCAAAATGGAGCAtaggttttaaaatgtatttaaaatgatcatgtatttatttgcactCACAAAAGGAAGAGCTTTAAATACAACATTCCAGAAATTCCAAACAATAAAATCCTGAGCTATGACTTTCTAGGAAACGCACATTGGATTATAAGCTCTCATGGTGCCTGGCAACTGTAAGTAGCGATTCacattcttgatttaaaaaaaaaaaaaatcacatggaaaCAAATCCCAACATTGTGATGCTGGCTTTGTGGGTATCTGAATCTTTCTCCTTGTCAGATTTCCTTAGCCCTCGCCAGTAGCCAGTTATCACGTCAAGCTGAATGCCGCCCCCACCTACACCAAGCAGGACTATACAGCCCTGCAGGTCTGATGCACCATCATTGGAGAAATTTCAAAGTTCTTTTAAAACTCTGAAACCAGCACAATTTCCCACCTCCGCCAGACGCAGTCTCCTTTCCTTAAAACCCCAAGACAGAATCATCATCTCTGCTCCCACCATTATCAAAGCAGACAAGCAGAGAACGCTCATCTGTTTGAAGCAGAGCCCACGAGTACCAAGATGTCTCCTGCAGTATCATCAACGCACCCATCCGCGTTTCTCTCACTCAGCAGAGCAGCAGCCTCTAAATGTCTTCTCCTTTGCTCTTCTTGTCTCCTCTGCTTTTCCTGAatcttcaagaagaaaaataagaaaccaacATACTGAGGTCATTCAGTCAGGCTTATGGGAACCCTGGTCTATCAAAacatttcaacaatatttatCAGCTTAGACTAAAGCAACAGAAGGAGGTCATTTATAAGGAAGTTGAAAACACACGGGAAAGCCCGTATGTTATAAAGCCATCATTAAGGTACCTATATGCAATGCTTCTGTATCCTTAAGCTTCATCCCAAAGAGAGTATCACATGTGTgtgcacccacacacacactctttctccatctggtttgatatttattattctgGGGAACTGATGTTCCAAAGCCAAATCTCAGTGCTTAAATAACTAAGGTCCTGAGGGGAACATTATGAAGGCAGTGGGGACTCTTTAACATTCTTACATAATCCTTTTTGCTTCTTCTCTCTTTAGCCTCCTTATATTCTTGATCTTGAGAGACAATTTCCATTGTTTCTTGTTCTTTGGGGTGATTGCTCCCTGGGGCCTctgccatgctgttttcattctcttgttctgaagtctgtttTTCCTCCAGTGTGCCATTCCTTTCTTCAACCGAAGCACTGTCTTTTGGCTCTGAAGATAACATCTCGGCAGAAAATGTTCCATTTAGAAGACTGTCCACTTTGTTGAGGGGGAATTCATAAAGACTACTGAGGAAAGATTTGGGAAATCCAAAACAGGTTGTTGCTGCCCGAACTGGTCCACCTCCAGGGTACAGCTGAATAATGGAGCCAAAACctgaacagagaaaagaaacaaacatctcCCAATGAAGGTGACTCAAGACTATGCCAACACTCAGGGTCCTCCATAGTAAGAAGACTGAAGGTCTCTCTACGCTGTGCAGTTTGAAGAGTGATACAGCTTCTCTGGGGGTCAGTTTGGAGTCTATGAATATTCCCAATGGATGTAATGTAATTCcaaaacagagaaacaggaagtctTAAAGAAGCTAATCCCCATTTGACTCTACAGTAAAACCCTGGGATCATGCAAATGTGGATGTTGCATGATTGGTGACCAGCGCTtagctccccccgcccccgtccaGTCCTGATAAAGGGCAGTGAAAAGTTCTTCTACAGGGTCAGAGAATGGGCAGGCAAATCAGGCTGTGTTGTACTCTTCCCACTCAATTCAGGCCAGTAAAATGAGCACCAGCTATCCATGAGTTTACTGAAATCACTGTCTTGGAGGTCCTAGCCAGCCACAGGCTTCAGAACTATCCCCACTTATATGTAGTGAAGCTAGAAAAGACAACTGTCATCCGGGGATGCCAATGCATCACAGGCTGGCAGACGTGGGCTGTGCAGGAAGGTCCTGGGGACTGCATCTGTGGCCAGCCCAAGTCATTTCATTAACCTCAGAGTAATTCAACCTCACTTTTCATGAGTTTGAATTTTCTAGACCCCTCTACTCTAATCGTGGTGGGGTTTTCAGGAACTTGAAAATGTCAAATCTTACCTCCCATTCGTTCCATCATTGCACCCAGCACCAGGCCTGCACATGTTTCCATTACAATCATTTTATTGCCAGCACGAATATTTCCCAATGTCAACATCTGGGCTAGTGTATCGTATCTCATGTGGCTAAGGAAAAAAGAACGATTCATTCACTTTTAATTAGGCAAAACCTGTTATTTTAATCGTcatttttcaagttttgtttgtttcataaaaatttatgttGGTAAGATTATTGACTGCTTTGGAGGCAATAGTAAAAAGGGCTTACAATTTATGTGGTAGGAGGATACTTTATGTACGTGAGCAagttttttcatttcacttaaaatCATGACTTTCTTAAAGCTGTATTTACCCCCAATTATACTTTGGAAAGGAAACAAAGCGTACTTAATTTTTCCAGGTTCTCTGGCATAATACATAATTGAAAGGATGCGGGTGGATGGTTTCACAACAGTAACGATGGCTTCGTATCTGAGGGAAGAAAAAATGgaacatcaattttttaaaaagtttaaaaatattttatttttaataacatattttacaaaTCTACAAAAAGACTTAATGTTTCCATCCTTTCCCAACAAAAACtacttacttctttttcttcttttttatatatttatcttgagCAAATTCTGTCTTGTCTCGGAATGTTGTACTATTTTCAATCAACTGCTGAACTATTTCCTATAAGAAAAGGAGCAAGCAGATTTCCTGAAACTTTGTTTTCACAGAACAGATCACTTCAAGGTTTCTTACCCCAAAATGTATTCAAAGGTCTGATTCTCCAGTCCCTTTTCCACAGAAGTCCAAGTGGgtaaactttgtatttttttactcTATCTAGAATTTGTATTAAGATGCAAGTGCTTTATAGCTCCATTTAAACCAAAGTAAAAGAACAGAGGCATACAATACAGAAAGAAGAGAGGTAAAGGAACCTCTCATTCTTGAAGACCCTGGCTGAAAACAttactgagaaaaacaaagttaagcTCTGAGATGCACTAAGTTATTAAATTGTCCTTTGCTGTcaatattattaatgttattcACTTATATCCCTGCatataagaaatgaaatttttgaTCTACTGAATTGCATGTACATTTCAAGCTCTATGTCTAACAGGAGTACACAGCATTTTTACAATTTACCTTACGTCAAGTCTGCTTTAAAAACCAAGCAATTCCCTAAAtaccaaacaaaaacagaacacaatATCCTTTGAATATTACCTCTCCTTTAATGCCCTTGTCCTTTAAAGCTTTTATGTCATCTTGAGTAAGTTTCTGAGATTTCCCATCATCAACTATATTTCGATTATCAGTGCCCGCTTCTTTGGTCTCTAAGGAAGGAAATTGCTTTATGACATTTATGatctgatattattttaaaatctttcttcttttaagttcATGCCACAGTCAGCCCATCAGCCACTCAAATTTGGCCTTCCAGTTCCCTGCTCCCCCCAGCCCACTATCCTTTCTGGCCACAACTACTCGAAGACTCGAACTCATCTTCCTGGTCCCACTCTTGCCCCCTTACAATCCACCTGGACACCAGAGTTctctctttaaaatgcaaattggcTCATTTATTCCAATGCACCAAAACCACACTGCAACTTCTTGTAACTAGAATACATTCCAAAGATAACCAACCTACAAGTTTGTATATGATCTGGCCCCCCCGGCTCCTTTTTCTGgcctcatttcttcctttttttccccccatgagCAGTGCTTCATTTAttagcattaaaaaagaaaaaaacacctcttATATACAAAACaagctgatttttgttttcaagtgtTAAACACACtccttaaatattaaataaaatttagagccTGGATTACATGAATTGTTTTTCCTGGAAGCACTTAAATGAATATTTGACAATGGAGATATCAAACGTACATCATGCAGGCACCAGACAGCCACAGAGTCCACAGGGCCTGCTCGCTACAGCATATGACCTAGCAGACACTTACTGGGAGCCCGTACATGTCCACGTTTGGGTACAGAAGTGAATTACTGCTAAAACCTAGAGGTGCATGTGCACAATGTGTACAAAATGCACTTGCACATTAGAATACCAACTACATTCAGCAAAGTAAACCTTGCTCCAGTTACATCAGGCTAACTCGCAATAGTGAGTTGCAACCGACGAAAGTTTAATGGACAATCGCATGTAAACGTCGTGACCAGTCAATGCCCAGCCCCACGTGACACAGCTGTCCCTCCCATCTCTACAGTAGCCACAGGCACTGCCGCAGCAACAGAGCAGAATCTTCCCTATTCTGTGCTCAAACACCGAAAGTGCTGGGAGAGGACCAATGCCCAGCGTGCAACCAAGCCACAGAGCAGGACATGGCCCTCCTCGTCTTGCCACGGGAGGCAGGCCCTCAGAAGCGTCCATTCTGCTGTTCGAGCACCCCGACCAGGCTCCAGTACCTGGAGGGTACTGGGCTCTGTCCTCGGTGCTCAAGGTGTCTGGGCAGCTCCAGCAGGTCTGGCCTCATTCTTGACCCCTGTACTCAGCCACAGTGCCCTCCTTCCTGTTCCTTAAACATCCCAAGCACCGTCTCACTGCAGGGCGTTGGCACTtgctgctccttctgcctggaatgttcttatGACAGAGCTCAGTGGCTAGAGCCTTCCATCACTCAGGGCTGAGCTCATCGTCTCCACCAAGTCTCACCTCATCAAATTAACATCCAGTACACCTCCCTGCTTTGTCATCTTCAAAGCACATGTTACCATCTGAAATTATGCTGTTTGCTTGTCTATGTGATTATTTTTGGTGTTTCCCCACTGCTAAATGAATTTTATGAGATAAGCTACCTCCTGAACTGCTATAATCGCAGTGCTTAATCAAGCCTGGAACAGATTTGGTGTTTAAAATATAGAtgttaatttaaaagtatttaattaaCTGGTTTGAACTACAACTTTAAtcgtatttttaaaataattatttacatatttttattttattaatacaatattttaagtacatttattttaacaaatacttaagTATTTAATTTCAGTTAATAACGATGGCTAAAATTATGGGGCCTTACTACAGGCAAGGCACTGTTACTTCCTATGTGTCATATGACTGAACACTTGCTATAGCGTAGACATGAAATTTGTTTatggctccattttacagaggaggataTAAGATTTAGAGAAaccaaataacttgcccaaggttacaggCAAGTAATGAAGCTAAAACTTAAACCCTAGTCAGCTGAATTCAGAGCCAGACCTCGTAGCCTCTACCCTATATGCTAACTACCTCTCAGCTGTTACTTAACTTTTGGGCACTGCAAGTGCTCTGCACCTGCTCTTACACTGAAGTGGCAAGGACTTACGGCCCAAGGTCAGAGAGCCAGTTAATGATGGGCTGGAGCCAGAATTCCGGTATCTCAAAGCCAAAGGCAGACCTTGCTTCATTCTACCAAACTAGTTCTTAGATTATGAGTTCAGATTTCTTTAGGAATAGTCTGGGCTAGCACTTTAGAATTAAGTGGGGCTGACAGGTTTCTGACTAGCCAACTCAAGAGCCATCTATCTCATACATCCAAAATAGTGTACCTGAAGTAggctcttccttcttcttcttcggCTGAAGACTTCCTCCACTGGTCACCTCAAATGTGGTTCCATAACTATGGCCAATGACGTTATCCAGATAGAACCACTGTTTTTCAAAAGTTACTTTTCTGGGGAAGAAAATGCAATCAATGAGCTGAGTTGTATTTAGTCTAGGAAAGATACATTCACtctaatttatttcaaaactggGCTCCACAAAGGATGATCAGCAGTATTATCTCCGAACATGAACTGACAAATGCACTAGAGAGAATCGGGTTGgggcaaaaacataaaattaatagaGAAGCCACAAAAACACTGAATTTggaatgagaaacaagaacagaaGACATTCCTCTTCTGAGGCATTGGTCTGACTCCAATTTGCACTGTCTGACAGGATGTCCAAACTCACGGAACAGCATAAAGACTTGCCAAGATTGTCAGGCTAATGGACACACTCTGTGACAACCCTTGCAACTTACACAAGAAAACCTCAAAACTGAACAATCATTGGGGAACAAATTCCCTGGCCTAACTGgccattttctttgaaaattgtcTAGTAAAAGCAAATTACATGTACAAATAAACATTATTGACAACCTACACATTTGGAAATGGTGCCTAACACTGGCAGTGTTCTCCTGAGGACCAggcaattttcatttttcctattacccaggtttttattttattacaattt
This region includes:
- the TRMT6 gene encoding tRNA (adenine(58)-N(1))-methyltransferase non-catalytic subunit TRM6 isoform X1, with the protein product MEGSGEQPGPQPPNPGDHRIRDGDFVVLKREDVFKAVQVQRRKKVTFEKQWFYLDNVIGHSYGTTFEVTSGGSLQPKKKKEEPTSETKEAGTDNRNIVDDGKSQKLTQDDIKALKDKGIKGEEIVQQLIENSTTFRDKTEFAQDKYIKKKKKKYEAIVTVVKPSTRILSIMYYAREPGKINHMRYDTLAQMLTLGNIRAGNKMIVMETCAGLVLGAMMERMGGFGSIIQLYPGGGPVRAATTCFGFPKSFLSSLYEFPLNKVDSLLNGTFSAEMLSSEPKDSASVEERNGTLEEKQTSEQENENSMAEAPGSNHPKEQETMEIVSQDQEYKEAKERRSKKDYIQEKQRRQEEQRRRHLEAAALLSERNADGLIVASRFHPTPLLLTLLDFVAPSRPFVVYCQYKEPLLECYTKLRERGGVINLRVSETWLRNYQVLPDRSHPKLLMSGGGGYLLSGFTVTMDNLKEDPSLNSNSSTLELHKTEEPAAKKRKCPESDS
- the TRMT6 gene encoding tRNA (adenine(58)-N(1))-methyltransferase non-catalytic subunit TRM6 isoform X2, giving the protein MYYAREPGKINHMRYDTLAQMLTLGNIRAGNKMIVMETCAGLVLGAMMERMGGFGSIIQLYPGGGPVRAATTCFGFPKSFLSSLYEFPLNKVDSLLNGTFSAEMLSSEPKDSASVEERNGTLEEKQTSEQENENSMAEAPGSNHPKEQETMEIVSQDQEYKEAKERRSKKDYIQEKQRRQEEQRRRHLEAAALLSERNADGLIVASRFHPTPLLLTLLDFVAPSRPFVVYCQYKEPLLECYTKLRERGGVINLRVSETWLRNYQVLPDRSHPKLLMSGGGGYLLSGFTVTMDNLKEDPSLNSNSSTLELHKTEEPAAKKRKCPESDS